One genomic region from Pseudoduganella lutea encodes:
- a CDS encoding flavin reductase family protein, with product MNTSSPRAATPAFDSGHFRQALSQFATGVTVITTRLADGTYRGLTASSFNSVSLDPPLVLWSLKSQASSMPVFSGNSHYVINILAADQAHLARLFSTRTEDPFGQVEFELSRTGHPVLKGCTAWFECHNRSRYPEGDHVIFVGEVEHCEVHPREPLVFHGGKLGGLHMPG from the coding sequence ATGAATACCAGTTCCCCCCGCGCCGCCACGCCCGCTTTCGACAGCGGGCATTTCCGGCAGGCGCTGTCGCAATTCGCCACCGGCGTCACCGTCATCACCACCCGGCTGGCGGACGGCACCTATCGCGGCCTCACCGCGAGCTCGTTCAACTCGGTGTCGCTCGATCCGCCGCTGGTGCTGTGGAGCCTGAAGTCGCAGGCGTCCAGCATGCCTGTCTTTTCGGGCAATTCGCATTACGTGATCAATATCCTGGCGGCCGACCAGGCGCATCTGGCCAGGCTGTTTTCCACGCGTACCGAGGATCCGTTCGGCCAGGTCGAGTTCGAGCTGTCGCGCACCGGCCATCCGGTACTGAAGGGTTGCACGGCCTGGTTCGAGTGCCACAACCGCAGCCGCTACCCGGAAGGCGACCACGTGATCTTCGTCGGTGAAGTGGAGCATTGCGAAGTCCATCCGCGCGAGCCGCTCGTGTTCCACGGCGGTAAGCTCGGCGGCCTGCACATGCCCGGCTGA
- the msrA gene encoding peptide-methionine (S)-S-oxide reductase MsrA, translated as MNDSEDRMAQTEIAVLGGGCFWCTEAVYLEVKGVTRVESGYTGGQQPDPTYEQICTGTTGHAEVVRLEFDPDVISYRDILEIFFTIHDPTTLNRQGNDEGTQYRSVIYYQSPEQEATARKVMAEMAHVWDAPIVTEISPAQPYYKAEDYHQNYFAQHPLQSYCAFIVAPKVSKFRKMYSARLK; from the coding sequence ATGAATGACAGTGAGGATCGTATGGCGCAGACCGAGATCGCCGTGCTGGGCGGCGGGTGTTTCTGGTGCACGGAAGCCGTGTACCTCGAAGTGAAGGGTGTCACCAGGGTGGAGTCGGGCTACACGGGCGGCCAGCAGCCGGATCCGACCTATGAGCAGATCTGTACCGGCACGACCGGTCACGCGGAAGTGGTGCGCCTGGAATTCGATCCCGATGTGATCAGCTACCGCGATATCCTGGAAATCTTTTTCACGATCCACGATCCCACCACGCTGAACCGCCAGGGCAACGACGAGGGCACGCAGTACCGCTCGGTGATCTATTACCAGTCGCCGGAGCAGGAAGCCACCGCGCGCAAGGTAATGGCGGAAATGGCGCACGTGTGGGATGCGCCGATCGTGACGGAAATCTCGCCGGCACAGCCTTACTACAAGGCCGAGGACTATCACCAGAATTACTTTGCCCAGCATCCGCTGCAGAGCTATTGCGCGTTCATCGTGGCCCCGAAGGTCAGCAAGTTCCGCAAGATGTACAGCGCGCGCCTGAAGTAA
- the pdxH gene encoding pyridoxamine 5'-phosphate oxidase — protein MTDSLLAPAPGFDQPIAMLKHCHDKIRKQLTTLQKLLEHLPQHGADAAAQQAAQAVQKYFNTAAHLHHADEEVDLLPMLDATATGADLETVRRLRPEILAQHKQMDDAWHIIDGQLDKVANGSASDLSTEAVNTFVQMYTAHMEMEEGHIAPMAKRLFNPAQMSLLGEAMGRRRGIAPEAAAGDASAGAGTTVGGIALADLRLDYGRASLSEEDTLASPVAQFTKWFDEAMKAQVNEPNAMSVATVGGDGRPSSRIVLVKQFDARGFTWYTNYGSQKGRQLAQNPHAALLFFWPELERQVRIEGRVEQTSAAESDAYFYSRPLKSQLGAIASAQSAPIGGRAEMEANYAAVEERHGPAAGGKPLRPEHWGGYRLVPDRVEFWQGRASRFHDRIVYVLQADGSWTKERLQP, from the coding sequence ATGACAGATTCCCTCCTCGCCCCCGCCCCCGGCTTCGACCAGCCGATTGCCATGCTCAAGCATTGCCACGACAAGATCCGCAAGCAGCTGACCACGCTGCAAAAGCTGCTGGAACACTTGCCGCAACACGGGGCGGACGCGGCGGCGCAACAGGCGGCGCAGGCGGTGCAGAAATATTTCAACACGGCCGCCCACCTGCACCATGCCGACGAGGAAGTGGACCTGCTGCCGATGCTGGACGCGACGGCCACCGGCGCCGACCTGGAAACGGTGCGCCGCCTGCGCCCGGAAATCCTTGCGCAGCACAAGCAGATGGACGACGCGTGGCACATCATCGATGGACAGCTCGACAAGGTTGCCAACGGCTCCGCCAGCGACCTGTCGACCGAGGCGGTGAACACCTTCGTGCAGATGTACACGGCGCACATGGAGATGGAAGAAGGCCATATCGCGCCGATGGCAAAGCGCCTGTTCAACCCGGCCCAGATGTCGCTGCTGGGCGAGGCGATGGGGCGACGGCGCGGTATCGCGCCGGAAGCGGCTGCCGGCGATGCCAGCGCTGGCGCTGGCACCACGGTGGGCGGCATCGCCCTCGCCGACCTGCGCCTGGATTACGGGCGCGCCAGCCTGTCCGAGGAAGACACGCTGGCCAGCCCGGTGGCCCAGTTCACGAAGTGGTTCGACGAGGCGATGAAGGCGCAGGTCAACGAGCCGAACGCGATGAGCGTGGCCACGGTGGGCGGCGATGGCAGGCCGTCGTCCCGCATCGTCCTGGTCAAGCAGTTCGATGCGCGCGGTTTTACCTGGTACACGAACTACGGCAGCCAGAAAGGCCGCCAGCTCGCGCAAAACCCGCATGCCGCCCTGCTGTTCTTCTGGCCCGAACTGGAGCGGCAGGTGCGCATCGAAGGGCGCGTGGAACAAACGTCGGCCGCGGAAAGCGATGCCTATTTCTACAGCCGCCCCTTGAAGAGCCAACTGGGCGCGATCGCTTCGGCCCAGAGCGCGCCGATCGGCGGCCGGGCCGAAATGGAAGCCAATTATGCGGCCGTGGAAGAACGCCATGGCCCGGCGGCCGGCGGCAAGCCGCTGCGGCCCGAACACTGGGGCGGCTACCGCCTGGTGCCCGACCGTGTCGAGTTCTGGCAGGGGCGCGCCTCGCGCTTCCACGACCGGATCGTGTATGTGCTGCAGGCGGACGGCAGCTGGACGAAGGAACGTCTCCAGCCTTGA
- the tcdA gene encoding tRNA cyclic N6-threonylcarbamoyladenosine(37) synthase TcdA encodes MNEITPSLQGAGEHKVDEHDVDFDRRFGGIARLYGAAALERYRTAHVCVIGVGGVGSWIVEALARSAVGRLMLIDLDNVAESNINRQIQALTDTVGMAKVTALRQRIAQINPYCQVTEIEDFVTPDNLDEMIGGHDYDYVIDAMDSARAKTALVHYCRTRGIRLIMIGSAGGKTDPTKIEVRDLARTEQEPLLKKVRRRLRSEFNYPPNGKNKLGVDAVFSMEPLKYPETGDVCEVDPDDAPPAKAGLTGINCAGFGSAVVVTATFGMVAAGHVLMKLAEEVAPQ; translated from the coding sequence ATGAACGAGATTACCCCATCCCTGCAAGGCGCCGGCGAACACAAGGTCGACGAACACGACGTCGACTTCGACCGCCGCTTCGGCGGCATCGCCCGGCTATACGGTGCCGCGGCGCTGGAACGCTATCGCACCGCGCACGTCTGCGTGATCGGTGTCGGCGGCGTCGGCTCCTGGATCGTCGAGGCGCTGGCGCGCAGCGCGGTCGGCCGCCTCATGCTGATCGATCTGGACAACGTGGCCGAATCGAACATCAACCGGCAGATCCAGGCGCTGACCGATACGGTGGGCATGGCCAAGGTGACGGCGCTGCGCCAGCGCATCGCCCAGATCAACCCGTATTGCCAGGTGACCGAGATCGAGGATTTCGTCACGCCGGACAATCTCGACGAGATGATCGGCGGCCACGACTACGACTACGTGATCGATGCGATGGACAGCGCGCGCGCCAAGACGGCACTGGTGCACTACTGCCGCACGCGCGGTATCCGCCTGATCATGATCGGCAGCGCCGGCGGCAAGACGGACCCCACGAAGATCGAGGTGCGCGACCTGGCCAGGACCGAGCAGGAACCGCTGCTGAAGAAGGTGCGCCGGCGCCTGCGCAGCGAGTTCAACTACCCGCCGAACGGCAAGAACAAGCTGGGGGTGGATGCCGTGTTCTCGATGGAGCCGTTGAAATACCCGGAAACGGGCGACGTGTGCGAGGTCGATCCTGACGACGCGCCGCCCGCGAAGGCCGGCCTTACCGGCATCAACTGCGCGGGCTTCGGCTCGGCGGTGGTGGTGACGGCCACGTTCGGCATGGTGGCCGCGGGGCATGTGCTGATGAAGCTGGCGGAGGAAGTCGCGCCGCAATAA
- the thpR gene encoding RNA 2',3'-cyclic phosphodiesterase, with the protein MIANEPEGQPNDGPGTQPQRKLFFALWPDDATRAALAALQAPVAGRLTAPAKLHLTLAFLGHVPADAVPALLDIRDRLAVPPLRLAIDCYGYFTRPRIAWAGMTHVPAELVALHEDLVRQLAAAGFSAATHGSFKPHVTLAREAKQAPPAAPAVSVMWDVDETVLVESLPDGRYVPVERNAQPA; encoded by the coding sequence ATGATAGCAAATGAACCTGAAGGACAGCCAAATGACGGGCCAGGCACCCAGCCGCAGCGCAAGCTTTTCTTTGCGCTGTGGCCGGACGATGCCACGCGCGCCGCGCTGGCCGCCCTGCAGGCGCCCGTCGCCGGGCGGCTCACGGCGCCCGCCAAGCTGCACCTGACACTGGCCTTCCTCGGGCACGTGCCGGCCGATGCCGTGCCGGCCCTGCTGGATATCCGCGACCGGCTCGCCGTGCCGCCACTGCGGCTCGCCATCGACTGCTACGGCTATTTCACGCGGCCGCGCATCGCGTGGGCCGGCATGACGCACGTGCCCGCCGAACTGGTGGCGCTGCATGAAGACCTTGTACGGCAGCTTGCCGCGGCGGGCTTTTCTGCCGCCACGCATGGTTCCTTCAAGCCGCACGTCACGCTGGCGCGGGAAGCGAAACAGGCGCCGCCCGCGGCCCCGGCGGTCTCCGTGATGTGGGACGTGGACGAGACCGTGCTGGTGGAGTCGCTACCGGACGGCAGATATGTGCCGGTCGAGCGCAATGCACAGCCTGCGTGA
- a CDS encoding FKBP-type peptidyl-prolyl cis-trans isomerase, whose product MMTRLSAPVLSLLLCATAFAHAQTPAAGQEASAQPAQPAQPAATQEAPAAQEAPAAPVVPGSATIGPAAEQLIVNDTKAGTGREAVTGGTVSVHYTGWLYRPMAKGHKGRKFDSSRDRGEPLEFRLGAGQVIKGWEQGVAGMKIGGKRTLIIPSNLAYGSRAMPGIPANSALIFDVELLDVK is encoded by the coding sequence ATGATGACCCGTCTGTCCGCTCCAGTGCTGTCCCTCCTGCTGTGCGCCACCGCGTTCGCGCACGCCCAGACCCCGGCCGCCGGCCAGGAAGCATCGGCCCAGCCCGCCCAGCCGGCCCAGCCAGCCGCCACGCAGGAAGCGCCCGCCGCCCAGGAAGCGCCGGCCGCACCCGTGGTGCCCGGCTCGGCCACGATCGGCCCCGCCGCCGAGCAGCTGATCGTCAACGACACCAAGGCCGGCACCGGCCGCGAAGCCGTGACCGGCGGCACGGTGTCCGTGCATTACACGGGCTGGCTGTACCGCCCGATGGCGAAGGGCCACAAGGGCCGCAAGTTCGACTCGTCGCGCGACCGCGGCGAACCGCTCGAATTCCGCCTCGGCGCCGGCCAGGTCATCAAGGGCTGGGAGCAGGGCGTGGCCGGCATGAAGATCGGCGGCAAGCGCACGCTGATCATACCGTCGAATCTCGCTTACGGCTCGCGCGCCATGCCAGGCATCCCGGCCAACTCGGCACTGATCTTCGACGTCGAACTGCTCGACGTGAAGTAA
- the cysK gene encoding cysteine synthase A, whose protein sequence is MNVANDVTALIGNTPLVRINRLTQGGLTQGGPAPAQILAKLEFYNPAHSVKDRIGLSMIMAAEQAGLIKPDTIILEPTSGNTGIALAMVCAARGYKCTLVMPETMSRERRTLLRAYGADLVLTPGSEGMVGAIRRAEEMAQSDSRYLMPQQFNNPANPEIHRRTTAEEIWRDTDGRADILVAGVGTGGTITGVGEVLRERKPSFQCIAVEPEASPILSKGTKGPHPLQGIGAGFVPAVLNTHVYNEVVAVKNDDAFDYARRAAREEGLLVGISAGAALWAAVQVARRPENEGKLIVTIIPSFGERYLSTQLFAGLADQ, encoded by the coding sequence ATGAACGTAGCGAACGATGTGACGGCGCTGATCGGCAATACGCCGCTGGTGCGCATAAATCGATTGACTCAAGGCGGATTGACCCAGGGTGGGCCCGCTCCCGCGCAGATCCTGGCCAAGCTGGAGTTCTACAATCCGGCCCACAGCGTGAAGGACCGCATCGGGCTGTCGATGATCATGGCGGCCGAACAGGCCGGCCTGATCAAGCCCGACACGATCATCCTCGAACCCACCAGCGGCAATACCGGCATCGCGCTCGCGATGGTGTGCGCGGCGCGCGGCTACAAGTGCACGCTGGTGATGCCCGAGACGATGAGCCGCGAACGGCGCACGCTGCTGCGCGCCTATGGCGCCGACCTGGTGCTCACGCCCGGCAGCGAAGGCATGGTGGGCGCCATCCGCCGCGCCGAGGAAATGGCGCAATCCGACAGCCGCTACCTGATGCCGCAGCAGTTCAACAACCCCGCCAATCCCGAGATCCACCGCCGCACCACCGCCGAGGAAATTTGGCGCGATACGGACGGCCGGGCCGATATCCTCGTGGCCGGCGTGGGCACCGGCGGCACGATCACCGGCGTGGGCGAGGTGCTCCGCGAGCGCAAGCCTTCGTTCCAGTGCATCGCCGTGGAACCGGAAGCGTCGCCGATCCTGTCGAAAGGCACGAAGGGGCCGCACCCGCTGCAGGGCATCGGCGCCGGCTTCGTGCCGGCCGTGCTGAACACGCATGTCTACAACGAAGTGGTCGCCGTGAAGAACGACGATGCGTTCGACTATGCGCGCCGGGCCGCGCGCGAGGAAGGGCTGCTGGTCGGGATCTCGGCCGGCGCCGCCTTGTGGGCGGCCGTGCAGGTGGCGCGCCGGCCGGAAAACGAGGGCAAGCTGATCGTGACGATCATCCCCTCGTTCGGCGAACGCTACCTGAGCACGCAGCTGTTCGCGGGGCTGGCCGATCAGTGA